A window from Desulfobacterales bacterium encodes these proteins:
- the dxs gene encoding 1-deoxy-D-xylulose-5-phosphate synthase: MKKFTPLLDTINSPDDLRKLPVKILPELAGEIRRMIIDTVSRTGGHLAPSLGVVELTLAIHYVFNTPADKLIWDVGHQCYAHKLLTGRRDSFATLRQYRGISGFPKRNESPYDTFDTGHSSTSISAGLGITLGKHLKGDHNRVIAVIGDGSMTGGMAFEALNQAGHLNKDLIVILNDNEMSISPNVGALSSFLSRKMTGKTVARAKEELKNLLKSLSNVGENILQVLKRSEESFKGFFTPGMLFEALKFEYVGPIPGHRVDSLIETLRNAREFSRGPVLIHVLTTKGKGYGPAEKNPGAYHGVGPFDINTGIPLPGKPGPVSYTRCFGDTMVHLAEKNPKVVAITAAMPAGTGLTRFAERFPDRFFDVGIAEQHAVTFAAGLATEGMRPVVAIYATFFQRALDQVIHDVCLPDLPVTFALDRSGVVGDDGPTHHGMFDIAMLRAIPNLVLMAPANENELQHMLNSAILHPGPVAIRYPRGKGEGVDLDAELTELELGRGELLRQGKDVLLLPVGNRVVPAMTAAQGLAKIGIEAAVINPRFIKPLDEKLICEWAEKTGRLVTVEDGCRQGGFGSAVLEALARHGLTRVRVRMLGFPDRFIEHGPQEVLRKQAHLDAPAMINAAMELVKDG; this comes from the coding sequence ATGAAGAAATTTACTCCGTTGCTTGACACCATCAACTCACCGGACGACCTGCGCAAGCTGCCGGTAAAGATCCTGCCGGAACTGGCCGGGGAAATCCGCCGGATGATCATCGACACCGTTTCCCGCACCGGCGGCCACCTGGCCCCCAGTCTGGGAGTGGTTGAGTTGACCCTGGCCATTCATTACGTGTTCAACACCCCGGCGGACAAGCTCATCTGGGATGTAGGCCATCAATGCTATGCCCACAAACTGCTCACCGGCCGGCGCGACAGTTTTGCAACCCTGCGCCAGTACCGGGGGATCAGCGGTTTTCCCAAACGGAACGAAAGCCCCTACGACACCTTTGACACCGGTCACAGCAGCACCTCGATCTCCGCCGGCCTGGGCATCACCCTGGGCAAGCATCTCAAGGGCGACCACAACCGGGTAATCGCGGTGATCGGCGACGGCTCAATGACCGGCGGCATGGCCTTTGAGGCCTTGAACCAGGCCGGGCATCTCAACAAGGACCTGATCGTCATCTTAAACGACAACGAGATGTCGATCTCACCCAATGTCGGCGCCCTGTCCAGCTTCCTGAGCCGGAAGATGACCGGCAAGACCGTGGCCCGGGCCAAGGAGGAGTTGAAGAACCTGCTCAAATCCCTGTCCAATGTGGGCGAGAACATCCTCCAGGTCCTGAAACGGTCCGAGGAGAGCTTTAAGGGGTTCTTTACCCCGGGGATGCTCTTTGAGGCCCTGAAATTCGAATATGTGGGCCCGATTCCGGGTCACCGGGTCGACAGCCTGATTGAGACCCTGCGCAATGCCAGGGAGTTCAGCCGCGGGCCGGTACTAATCCATGTGCTCACCACCAAGGGCAAGGGCTACGGCCCGGCTGAAAAGAATCCAGGCGCCTATCACGGCGTGGGTCCCTTTGATATCAACACCGGCATCCCGCTGCCCGGAAAACCAGGGCCGGTTTCCTATACCCGCTGTTTCGGCGATACCATGGTCCATCTCGCCGAAAAGAACCCCAAGGTGGTGGCGATCACCGCGGCAATGCCGGCCGGTACCGGCCTGACCCGTTTTGCCGAACGGTTTCCCGACCGCTTCTTTGATGTGGGCATTGCCGAGCAGCATGCGGTCACCTTTGCCGCCGGCCTGGCCACCGAGGGCATGCGGCCGGTGGTGGCCATCTACGCCACCTTTTTCCAACGCGCCCTGGACCAGGTTATTCATGATGTCTGTCTGCCCGATCTGCCGGTCACCTTTGCCCTGGACCGGAGCGGGGTGGTGGGTGACGACGGTCCCACCCATCACGGGATGTTCGACATCGCCATGCTCCGGGCCATCCCCAACCTGGTGCTGATGGCGCCGGCCAACGAAAACGAACTCCAGCACATGCTCAACAGCGCGATCCTTCATCCCGGTCCGGTGGCGATCCGCTATCCCCGCGGCAAGGGCGAGGGCGTTGATCTTGACGCCGAACTCACCGAGCTGGAGCTGGGCAGGGGTGAACTGCTCAGGCAAGGAAAGGACGTGCTGCTGCTGCCGGTGGGCAACCGGGTCGTACCGGCAATGACCGCGGCCCAGGGGCTGGCCAAGATCGGCATCGAGGCAGCGGTGATCAACCCCAGGTTCATCAAACCGCTGGACGAAAAGTTGATCTGTGAGTGGGCTGAAAAGACCGGCCGGCTGGTGACCGTGGAAGACGGCTGCCGCCAGGGCGGATTCGGCAGCGCGGTACTTGAGGCCCTGGCCCGGCACGGGCTGACCCGGGTCAGGGTACGGATGCTGGGCTTCCCGGACCGGTTCATCGAACACGGGCCCCAGGAGGTGCTGCGCAAACAGGCCCACCTTGACGCCCCGGCGATGATCAACGCGGCCATGGAGTTGGTTAAAGACGGATGA